A genomic window from Candidatus Andeanibacterium colombiense includes:
- a CDS encoding class III extradiol ring-cleavage dioxygenase: MTQPSLYIPHGGGPCFFMPDPGGTWTKMESYLEGLAASLPEPPKAILIVSGHWEEQGFAFTGAEHPDLLFDYYGFPPHTYELAWPAPGAPWLAERGAELLKAAGLPVAGIHPTRGYDHGVFIPMKVAFPDAAIPTIQMSLAAGLDPALHVAAGRALAPLRDEGVLILGSGMSFHNLRAYGDPRVEGPSLEFDGWLGRAASAAADERAGLLEQWETAPYARFCHPREEHLIPLMVAAGASGEPGTRDYGEVVLKGAVSAFRFA, translated from the coding sequence ATGACCCAACCCAGCCTCTATATCCCGCACGGCGGCGGCCCATGCTTCTTCATGCCCGATCCCGGCGGGACCTGGACGAAGATGGAAAGCTACCTCGAAGGCCTTGCCGCGAGCCTGCCCGAACCGCCCAAGGCGATCCTGATCGTCTCGGGCCATTGGGAGGAGCAGGGCTTCGCCTTCACCGGCGCCGAACATCCGGACCTGCTGTTCGACTATTACGGCTTCCCGCCGCACACTTATGAGCTGGCCTGGCCGGCACCCGGCGCGCCGTGGCTGGCCGAGCGCGGGGCGGAGCTGCTGAAGGCGGCCGGCCTCCCGGTCGCCGGGATTCATCCGACGCGCGGCTACGACCACGGGGTGTTCATTCCGATGAAGGTCGCGTTTCCGGATGCCGCGATCCCGACGATCCAGATGTCGCTTGCCGCCGGGCTCGATCCGGCGCTGCATGTCGCGGCGGGCAGGGCGCTGGCACCGTTGCGCGACGAGGGTGTGCTGATCCTCGGTTCGGGAATGAGCTTCCACAACCTGCGCGCCTATGGCGATCCACGGGTCGAGGGGCCGTCGCTCGAATTCGACGGCTGGCTCGGCCGCGCCGCCTCGGCCGCCGCGGACGAGCGCGCCGGCCTGCTCGAACAATGGGAAACCGCGCCCTATGCCCGCTTTTGCCACCCGCGCGAGGAGCATCTGATCCCGCTGATGGTCGCGGCCGGGGCTTCGGGAGAACCGGGCACGCGCGATTATGGCGAAGTGGTATTGAAGGGCGCGGTATCCGCCTTCCGCTTTGCCTAG